One part of the Amphiura filiformis chromosome 5, Afil_fr2py, whole genome shotgun sequence genome encodes these proteins:
- the LOC140152828 gene encoding uncharacterized protein, which produces MATAGNWNGSILTDDEKEELSGYEFPFENVVFEAGGAKGIAYIGALRVLEEIGAMKKVRRFAGASAGSITAGLLAIGYTATELQGRLIDEDVPVHDGSWTKRLYYLFRKYGWYPGKDFNKWYSKLLEEKSGNADITFHQVYKKYEKELCIAVTNVNTMDVCYCHVKTTPDMPIREAVRMSMSIPGVFCAVKHQLYSSRSPDLFVDGAMLCSFPIHCYDGWYLSMKPEDSFLQRFASVSLKDVTSVWDRKRRFGEKNDKTLGFLLYSMHDPDVFQLDLQERQMQYCKEPPQDIPDTCLARKFKDDRKQIEEACHKHKELSTAMQQFLKVLAQNDIDSNGMISRDEFKKAMTEENSEFTQEHAKLIFGENYKVDEVFDSIDADNNQQITFRELIAFAEKQGLQLREMFSGHRRKKITDLKEHFSAIGRGLLLATKFVFISDDDVHRTAGIDTVYLETTSFEMDKEDKLFLVQQGKIGTVAYVRNYIVYKNLSKSGPSTEIKQQENGDQNFNNSASPEPEAEDEVTADDKEPEDTDLKEESSAAAMETDPLMSKDESEDK; this is translated from the exons ATGGCGACGGCAGGGAATTGGAATGGCTCCATACTAACCGATGACGAGAAAGAGGAATTATCAGGTTATGAATTCCCTTTTGAAAATGTAGTTTTTGAGGCTGGAGGAGCTAAGGGAATAGCGTATATTGGAGCCCTACGG GTTTTGGAAGAAATAGGTGCTATGAAAAAAGTGCGACGGTTTGCCGGTGCTAGTGCTGGTTCCATTACTGCGGGCCTCTTGGCCATCGGTTACACCGCTACAGAACTACAAGGAAGATTAATAGACGAAGACGTGCCAGTACACG ATGGTTCCTGGACGAAGCGACTGTACTATTTATTTCGCAAATATGGCTGGTATCCGGGGAAAGATTTCAATAAATGGTACAGCAAATTACTGGAGGAGAAGAGCGGAAATGCAGACATCACATTCCACCAG GTCTACAAGAAATATGAAAAGGAACTGTGTATTGCGGTAACTAACGTCAACACAATGGATGTATGTTACTGCCACGTGAAAACAACACCAGATATGCCTATTCGTGAAGCCGTCCGGATGTCCATGTCCATTCCAG GTGTATTTTGTGCCGTCAAACACCAACTTTACAGTTCCAGAAGTCCCGATCTGTTCGTAGATGGAGCTATGTTGTGCAGTTTTCCTATTCATTGTTATGATG gttggtatctgtcaatgaaaCCAGAGGATTCATTCCTGCAACGATTTGCGTCCGTATCGTTAAAAGATGTAACGTCAGTTTGGGATAGAAAGAGGCGTTTTGGAGAAAAGAACGACAAAACACTCGGCTTTCTTTTG TATTCCATGCACGATCCTGATGTGTTTCAACTAGATCTACAAGAGAGACAAATGCAATATTGCAAAGAACCACCACAAGACATACCAGACACGTGCTTAGCAAG GAAATTCAAAGACGACAGAAAACAGATAGAAGAGGCCTGTCATAAACACAAAGAATTATCTACAGCCATGCAACAATTCCTGAAAGTGCTTGCCCAGAATGACATAGATAGCAATGGCATGATCAGTCGAGATGAATTCAAGAAAGCCATGACGGAG GAAAACTCTGAGTTCACACAAGAACATGCCAAACTGATATTTGGCGAAAACTATAAAGTTGATGAAGTCTTCGACAGTATTGACGCAGATAATAACCAACAA ATCACGTTTAGAGAATTGATAGCTTTTGCGGAGAAACAGGGTTTGCAGTTGCGGGAAATGTTCTCTGGACATAGGCGGAAGAAAATCACTGATTTGAAGGAGCATTTCTCAGCTATTGGTAGAGGGCTATTATTGGCaactaaatttgtatttatatcc GATGACGATGTGCACAGGACTGCTGGTATTGACACGGTGTACCTGGAAACCACGAGTTTTGAGATGGACAAAGAAGACAAACTATTCCTAGTCCAG CAAGGAAAAATAGGCACCGTGGCGTACGTCAGGAATTACATCGTTTACAAGAACTTATCCAAATCCGGCCCTTCTACTGAAATAAAACAGCAAGAAAATGGCGATCAGAATTTCAATAATTCCGCGTCTCCTGAACCGGAAGCAGAGGACGAGGTCACAGCAGACGACAAAGAACCAGAGGATACGGATTTAAAAGAAGAATCATCAGCAGCGGCGATGGAAACGGATCCATTGATGTCAAAAGATGAAAGTGAAGACAAATAG
- the LOC140152829 gene encoding LOW QUALITY PROTEIN: uncharacterized protein (The sequence of the model RefSeq protein was modified relative to this genomic sequence to represent the inferred CDS: deleted 2 bases in 1 codon), giving the protein MATVGNGSILTEDEKKELSGYEFPFENLVFEAGGAKGIAYIGALQVLEEVGAMKKVRRFAGASAGSITAGLLAVGYTATALQRLIHEDVPVHDGSWTKRLYYLFRKYGWYPGKDFNKWYSKLLEEKTGNADITFHQVYTKYEKELCIAVTNVNTMDVCYCHVKTTPDMPIREAVRMSMSIPGIFCAVKHQLHSNCSRSPDLFVDGAMLCSFPIHCYDGWYLSMKPEDSFLQRFASVSLKDVASAWDRKKRFGEKNNKTPGFLLYSMYDPDVFQLDLQERQMHHCKEPPQDIPDTCLARKFKDDRKQIEEARRKHKELSTAMQQFLKVLAQNDIDSNGMITRDEFKKAMTEENSDFTVFDSIDADNNQQITFRELMAFAEKQGVLLQEMFCGHRRKKISNLKEHFSAIGRGLLLATKHVFISDDDVHRTAGIDTVYLETTSFEMHKEDKLFLVKQGKIGTIAYIRNYIASNKLSKYTTEMKQQQNHENGKQNVNNSVSPEPEADDKVTAEQTTLNNQVKQT; this is encoded by the exons ATGGCGACGGTTGGGAATGGCTCCATACTAACTGAAGACGAGAAAAAAGAATTATCAGGCTACGAATTCCCTTTTGAAAATCTAGTTTTTGAGGCTGGAGGAGCTAAAGGAATAGCGTATATTGGAGCCCTTCAG GTTTTGGAAGAAGTAGGTGCTATGAAAAAAGTGCGACGGTTTGCCGGTGCTAGTGCTGGTTCCATTACTGCGGGCCTCTTGGCCGTCGGTTACACAGCCACAGCCTTACAAAGATTGATACACGAAGACGTACCAGTACACG ATGGTTCATGGACGAAGCGACTGTACTATTTATTTCGCAAATATGGCTGGTATCCGGGGAAAGATTTCAATAAATGGTACAGCAAATTACTGGAGGAGAAGACTGGAAATGCAGACATCACATTCCACCAGGTCTACACGAAATACGAAAAAGAATTATGTATTGCGGTAACTAACGTCAACACAATGGATGTATGTTATTGCCACGTGAAAACAACACCAGATATGCCTATTCGTGAAGCCGTCCGGATGTCCATGTCCATTCCAG gtATATTTTGTGCCGTCAAGCATCAACTTCACAGTAACTGTTCCAGAAGTCCCGATCTGTTCGTAGATGGAGCTATGTTGTGCAGCTTTCCTATTCATTGTTATGATG GTTGGTATCTGTCGATGAAACCGGAGGATTCATTCCTGCAAAGATTTGCATCCGTGTCCTTGAAAGATGTAGCGTCAGCTTGGGATAGAAAAAAGCGTTTTGGAGAAAAGAACAACAAAACACCCGGGTTCCTTTTG TATTCCATGTACGATCCTGATGTGTTTCAACTAGATCTACAAGAGAGACAAATGCATCATTGCAAAGAACCACCACAAGACATACCAGACACATGCTTAGCGAG GAAATTCAAAGACGACAGAAAGCAAATAGAAGAGGCTCGTCGGAAACACAAAGAATTATCTACAGCCATGCAACAATTCCTGAAAGTACTTGCCCAGAATGATATAGATAGCAATGGCATGATCACTCGAGATGAATTCAAGAAAGCCATGACGGAG GAAAACTCTGACTTCAC AGTCTTCGACAGTATTGACGCAGATAATAACCAACAA ATTACGTTCAGAGAATTGATGGCTTTTGCGGAGAAACAAGGTGTGCTGTTACAGGAAATGTTCTGTGGACATAGACGGAAGAAAATCAGTAACTTGAAGGAGCATTTCTCAGCTATTGGCAGAGGGTTATTATTGGCAACCAAACATGTGTTCATATCA GATGACGATGTGCACAGGACTGCTGGTATTGACACGGTGTACCTGGAAACCACGAGTTTTGAGATGCACAAAGAAGATAAACTGTTCCTAGTCAAG CAAGGGAAAATCGGCACCATCGCATACATCAGAAACTACATCGCTTCCAACAAGTTATCCAAATACACAACTGAAATGAAACAgcaacaaaatcatgaaaatggcaaACAGAATGTCAATAATTCTGTGTCTCCTGAACCGGAAGCAGATGACAAAGTCACAGCAGAGCAAACGACACTGAATAACCAGGTGAAACAGACGTAA
- the LOC140152076 gene encoding BTB/POZ domain-containing protein KCTD6-like gives MAVSLNVGGRIYTTTSTTLQRYNSKFSRMFGPGGLHGSMHDDHGNCFIDRDGDVFRHILNFLRTSELVLPDDFKELDLLEREAKFYQIKELVDAIAAMKEGKHRCLRTEVHV, from the coding sequence ATGGCAGTATCTTTGAATGTTGGCGGGCGTATCTATACTACAACATCAACAACACTGCAACGTTATAACTCCAAATTTAGCCGAATGTTTGGCCCAGGAGGCTTGCATGGTTCTATGCATGACGATCACGGGAACTGTTTCATTGATCGAGACGGAGACGTTTTCCGACACATTCTTAATTTCTTGCGAACTTCGGAATTAGTTCTTCCCGATGATTTCAAGGAACTGGATTTACTGGAAAGAGAAGCAAAGTTCTATCAGATCAAGGAATTAGTGGACGCAATTGCTGCAATGAAAGAGGGAAAACACAGGTGTCTGCGAACTGAAGTACACGTTTAA
- the LOC140152831 gene encoding solute carrier family 22 member 15-like, producing MASKRRQKHEKSSINLQTNITKDEAIDNPDFDTVFENIGEYGWSQILQLSFLCYTTMCRGAIVVSAVFLCKIPSFECKDRPSDDPCSLEPPCQQFEYDTSENFTSITGEWDLVCEKKDYAGLTQSALMIGTMIGTYFLAPLGDRYGRGPIATFGNMLVLLAQTITTFSTSYVLFTLSRFLIGIGLGGTAVTSVWLIENTHSKWRAFASLTYNAAYAVGIVVLAVFAYYFRDWRDLTFYLLCLTAPYILIYRYLPESPRWLLSKGRIREAEDILLAMGRRNGRHISRENLALSNFTTMTTKKPSEECVKNDNVLRVFTTPVMRNRMLLLMFLWVVCVLVYYGLTMGSSNLGGNMYINVAVSGLIETPAIYLVGLLSDRYGRKAASIVFTLCVSICCLWILILQYQSSDEITQFQTYLAMIAKLGISAVFSLIYVYTGELLPTDTRSGALGICSMIGRIGGVVQPKVSSAGDTFAFTVFGITTLVSCGLYLALPETLNKPLPDSIEEIEMDWRQKEQEEDKKDS from the exons TAATTTACAGACAAATATCACCAAAGATGAAGCCATCGACAATCCTGACTTTGACACTGTCTTCGAGAATATTGGGGAGTACGGATGGAGTCAAATATTGCAGCTTTCTTTTCTGTGTTACACAACCATGTGTCGTGGTGCCATCGTAGTGTCTGCTGTTTTCCTCTGTAAAATCCCAAGCTTTGAGTGCAAGGATAGACCAAGTGATGATCCCTGCTCGCTGGAACCACCGTGTCAACAATTTGAGTACGACACGTCAGAAAATTTCACTTCTATTACTGGTgag TGGGATCTTGTATGCGAAAAGAAGGATTATGCCGGACTAACTCAATCAGCTTTAATGATAGGTACGATGATAGGGACCTATTTTTTGGCACCTTTGGGTGATCGATATGGACGCGGGCCTATCGCGACATTTGGGAATATGCTGGTTCTTCTTGCACAAACAATAACGACATTTTCAACGTCATATGTCCTGTTTACACTATCCAG GTTTCTAATTGGGATAGGGCTAGGTGGTACCGCGGTTACCAGTGTATGGCTCATCGAGAATACCCACTCGAAATGGCGCGCTTTTGCATCATTGACGTACAATGCAGCTTATGCCGTGGGTATAGTA GTGCTGGCTGTCTTTGCCTATTATTTTCGAGATTGGAGAGATTTAACCTTTTATCTCTTGTGTTTAACGGCACCGTATATCCTTATATACCG GTACCTTCCCGAATCGCCACGTTGGCTTTTATCTAAGGGGCGGATACGAGAAGCTGAGGATATTCTATTGGCTATGGGTCGTCGAAATGGCCGTCATATATCTCGCGAAAACTTGGCACTTTCCAATTTTACAACCATGACAACTAAGAAACCTAGCGAGGAATGTGTAAAAAATGACAATGTATTGAGGGTATTTACAACTCCTGTAATGAGAAACAGAATGCTATTACTTATGTTTCTATG GGTGGTATGTGTGTTAGTTTACTACGGCCTGACTATGGGATCCAGCAATTTAGGCGGAAACATGTACATTAATGTGGCAGTTTCAGGACTAATAGAGACGCCAGCAATATACCTAGTTGGGTTGCTATCGGACAG ATATGGTCGTAAGGCGGCCAGCATTGTGTTTACATTATGTGTCAGCATCTGCTGTTTATGGATACTTATATTACAGTACCAATCAA GCGACGAAATTACACAATTTCAAACGTATCTGGCCATGATTGCTAAGCTTGGAATATCTGCTGTCTTTTCCTTAATTTACGTTTATACAGGGGAATTATTGCCCACGGATACAAG GAGTGGCGCGTTAGGAATTTGTTCAATGATAGGTCGAATCGGTGGAGTCGTCCAGCCCAAAGTTTCTTCAGCG GGTGACACATttgcgtttactgtatttggaaTAACCACTCTAGTATCTTGTGGCTTGTATTTGGCATTACCAGAGACACTAAATAAACCACTACCAGATAGTATAGAAGAAATAGAAATGGACTGGCGACAGAAAGAACAGGAAGAGGATAAAAAGGATTCATGA